One Silene latifolia isolate original U9 population unplaced genomic scaffold, ASM4854445v1 scaffold_332, whole genome shotgun sequence genomic window carries:
- the LOC141639306 gene encoding uncharacterized protein LOC141639306, whose translation MEDMALMRELKSPSFLPWVVIGDFNQILFKHEKRGGVPRDQRAMDEFREAMDECGLMDIGFSGEPFTWWNRSGGSEAVFERLNRALVSPSFLEVCPTTTLFHLDYDKSDHAPISLSMFAATNQKKGRRFRFEDMWANSDECEEVVRGAWLETTGRYLGHIAIYKLDLCSRRLAQWSKLQFGDLRKRIEETRNRMNFLDSCSHDIEAVVERKSMCAKLDELLMAEEVFWRQ comes from the coding sequence ATGGAGGACATGGCACTTATGAGGGAGTTAAAATCACCATCATTCCTTCCTTGGGTTGTGATTGGTGATTTTAACCAAATCTTGTTTAAGCATGAGAAGCGTGGGGGTGTGCCGAGGGATCAAAGAGCTATGGATGAGTTTCGAGAAGCGATGGATGAGTGTGGGCTTATGGATATTGGTTTCTCTGGGGAGCCTTTCACGTGGTGGAATAGAAGCGGAGGCTCGGAAGCGGTTTTTGAGAGGCTTAATAGGGCCCTTGTGTCGCCATCCTTCTTGGAAGTATGTCCGACTACTACTCTGTTTCATTTGGATTATGACAAATCTGATCATGCCCCTATTAGTTTATCCATGTTTGCTGCTACAAATCAGAAGAAAGGGCGAAGGTTCCGTTTTGAGGATATGTGGGCTAATAGTGACGAATGTGAAGAGGTTGTGCGTGGTGCCTGGTTGGAAACAACGGGACGATACCTCGGTCACATTGCCATATATAAATTGGATCTTTGTTCGAGACGATTGGCACAATGGAGTAAACTTCAGTTTGGGGACCTTCGTAAGAGAATTGAGGAAACGAGGAACCGTATGAATTTCCTTGACTCGTGTTCTCATGATATTGAAGCGGTTGTTGAACGAAAGAGTATGTGTGCGAAGCTAGACGAGTTATTGATGGCGGAGGAGGTGTTTTGGCGCCAATGA
- the LOC141639307 gene encoding uncharacterized protein LOC141639307, whose translation MEACRFMVVLWAYWNGRNKAYHSDERVEPQIVLEKALSFVLAFLAGCTAFAWGAMGSGFGVVVRDYTGKVERMGVLQVRDMWSSEIAEAKAAEFGLLTAKQMGLDNVVLESDSLILITMLKMEKFLANYFGKIGKVVFDLASSFNCIKFSFTRRDGNAVAHGLAHFVPLSYSTRFWVWTVPSCIEPLVAIDAVGIS comes from the exons ATGGAAGCGTGCAGGTTCATGGTTGTTCTGTGGGCGTATTGGAATGGCCGTAACAAAGCTTATCATAGTGATGAACGAGTTGAACCTCAGATTGTTTTGGAGAAAGCATTGAGTTTCGTTCTGGCATTCTTGGCGGGATGCACAGCCTTTGCGTGGG GTGCGATGGGCAGCGGCTTTGGTGTGGTTGTGCGAGATTATACGGGGAAGGTGGAACGTATGGGTGTCTTGCAAGTCAGGGATATGTGGAGTTCGGAAATTGCGGAAGCAAAAGCGGCCGAATTTGGTCTACTGACAGCTAAACAGATGGGACTGGATAATGTGGTCTTGGAATCGGATTCTTTGATCCTAATTACCATGCTCAAGATGGAGAAATTTTTGGCAAATTATTTCGGTAAAATTGGGAAAGTTGTCTTTGATTTAGCTAGTTCCTTTAATTGTATTAAGTTTAGTTTTACTCGTAGAGACGGTAATGCTGTGGCTCATGGTCTGGCTCATTTTGTACCGCTTTCATACTCGACGCGGTTTTGGGTTTGGACCGTCCCTTCATGTATTGAGCCTCTTGTAGCTATTGACGCTGTTGGTATCTCTTAA